The region gttctataaacGCCCTGTACACTCAAAGAATCTTTTGCATTGTAAatgggttcttcagactgatggaaaatgtgctatagatggttctatggCATTAGAAAAGATTTTTctattgttacaatgtcaagcttgttacaatagaagaaccgattttggtgccatatagaacccttttaaTAAGGGTGCAATGTAGAACGTTCTATACAGAACTGTTGTTTTTAATTGCGTAGTGTAGAAGTATATTCTTGTCACTAAAGGTAgagacagtgtaaatgtacctttagagcccagttgtgtttcctaaagttacattacattctcttgtCCAGAGGGAGGTttaagaactgtgtaaaatatatttcagaaatgAAAAGGGGCTTATGAAATCAGCAAAACTTTGAAATCCATTACtgtagaatatggtacaattatgaaGCCTAACCAAAAATACTGAATATGTTCCCTTGgaggtaccaccacaatgacggTTTTTCTGAGAGGGGAATAGACtttaaattattgttgatcTAAATTTAATTCTAGCCATTCACTAGTTATAGCCAGTATTTTCCCCAGTAAATTTCATATTGACCTTACAGATAAATGTTTAACACATTTACTGACTGCTTTAGTTTAGACTAAGCACCTGCTCAACAAAAGCACCATATGATGTTGTTGTTTAGTGAAGAAAATAGAATTCCACAGATTATCCAGAATTTCTGCAACATTAACgtgcaaacaaaaaaataataataataattaaaaatatagattCTTTCAGCAGCAGGGATGGGGAACTGAAATTGTGATGTTTATAATACAGGTATAACCATTAAATTAATTACCAACATTGGCACTGAAAAAGGACACAGGTCTTTTGAGTTTGGtgcatatttatttagaaaaagaaaaacaagaaatattGTATGGATGCTGTTTTCCATACATCCAGGGGTTCCCAAAACCCTGCAGGTGGGAAGGTACACAAAAaagcaaatgaatgaaatacataaTGCAAGTTTCACAATTTtgtacacactcagaaaaactgtgactgtggtggtaccctcaatggtACATACCTGTTTGGGAACCACTTCATttatcaattatttaaaaaaatgatacaGATATAAATCTAACCTTAAAAGTATTGTGTTACAATATCTGCAGTTAGACAACATTTGTGTAATAATGTTTAGCGTGTACACACTTCAAAacaatggttctacaagggttctttagtaaagattgttctataaagaaccctgaacactccaagaaccttttgcatgattaacgGGGTTTTTGGATTGGTTTAGATGgctctatatagcaccttttggAAAAGGTttctatacagcaccaaaaAGGGGTTCTTTTATAGTTACGATGTCCAGCTTGTGACAGTACAAGCACAGTTTTTGGTGCCAcatttttctaaaaggtgctatataggaCCATCTATAGCACGTTCTCCAATGTGTAGAACCCATGATGCAAAGAAGCCtataatcatgcaaaaggttcttagtgttcagggttctatacattcattcattcattatccaccgcttatccagttcagggtcgcggtgcgtcCGGAGCCTGggcagaatcattgggcacaaggcaggaacacatcctggagggggcgccagtccttcacaaggcaacacacacacacacacacttttcactcacattcacacctatggacacttttgagtcactattCCACCTGCCAAGGAAGGAATAgccagggagaaaacaccaaactcctcacggactgtcacctggaggtgtgttactgcgacactacctgctgcaccaccgtgccgccctttctatataaaaccattttatATAGAACAACTGTATAGTTGTAGAAGTATAATAAAGTGATTCTGGCATCTGGTTACTATTACCATCACTGTGAACACTTCTGGCTGTCAGTTCTGGTTCTGGAGTTAATCTAGAGAGACATCCAGCCTCTCAAACAGATGGAATTACGAGTTCtttaaacctttattttaaaattctcCTCTAACTTCTAACTTACTAATTTCCCAGTGAGTAAACCAGTCACCCACGTCtgtagagagacagagtgttATTCAGCACGGCTGAAGCCAAACCCAGAGCTTTGCTGAAATTGGAGccagagtcacagtcacactggCCTTTGCCTTGTCGGTCAGTGGAGAGGTCCAACGTCCACACTTCTGCACAAGCAGAACATTTTGTTTGTACCTAATACTTAACAGACAGACACACGTTTAGATTTCACAGTCTGTTCGTAAATGTATTTGCAGTTAGTAACCCAGGTGGTGCCCCTGACCCCTCTGCTTGACCACACCCCACCCAGAGTGACCACCATCCACTGAGTACAAAGAATGAAGACAAGAAAGATAGCTGTGGATTTGAACTCACTCTATGTGACACCACTATGTTTCCACATGTGCAATGGAATCCTTGAGGACTGGTTGTCAGgcaggttgtgtttgtgtttatattgtgaAGGTTTGCATAAACCTCATTATTAGTTGCACACACAATCTTTAAACTACTAATTACTTAAATGTTTCAATTAAATGGGTTGCTCAGAGCAGCTGTCCATCAGTTGAGGTGGCCATGCTCAATAGCAGTGTTGGCAAGATGGTGTAAAGCGCCCCAGATGCCAGGCTGTGGAGCCGTGGATCGGTGCTCTATGGCGTTACGGGGCACCATCCAGTACCTCTGGGCCCAGTGGTGTTTCTGATctggaactaatcatccaacataaaCACCTGACTTCATAGAAGTTCTAATGGCGTATTCCCCTCTCAGGAATTTCTGACATTAGACTAAAAGCCAGTATCCCTGGTTTTGGAGGACATGATGGACGAGTAGGTGTTCACATTCTTGTTTGAATATGTTCAAAGGCAGTAGGTTTTGCACTGAAAAATAACATTAGTTTTTAGCGTATAACCAAGATTGACAGTCATATACAGTCACATCAGTATATTAGGGCCACCTCATCGTTTCTACcgtcactgtccattctctcagctgcactgaccatacaggagcccTACGTAGTTCTACAATTTACAGATTGTAGACCATCTGATGCACTGCATCCTTTTTGGggattttggtggtggatcattctcagtgctgccgTAACCCTGATGTAGTGGTGATGGTGCGCTAGTGCATGTTGTGCTggtaccagtggatcagacacagcagtgctgctggaatttataaagccctcagtgtcactgcaggactgaaaattgtccaccaaccaaaaataccaACGAGgtgtccagcagcactgctgtgtcggATCCGCCACCACgtcatcagtgtcactgcagcaatgagaacgatccaccagccaaatcatacctgctctgttggggTCCTGATCATACGACTAAGTGAAAGGTGGTAAACAAGTCTGAAGTGCAccagatgggctacagtctgtatttATAAAAGTACACTACTCTATGGTCAggtgctgagagaatggacagtgaatattGACACACAAAAGCAGTAAATATTATGATATGACTGTGTATGGTTAGGGATATAcatgagttaaaaaaaattgcCTGAATTTTTGGGTCACAGGAAAATACGGACGTGAGAAACGTAAAAGGAAGTTTAAAGAACTTGAAATATGATGttttggtgttttatttttgttcaaaaGATTTGAGAAACGGGAATACtccataaattaaattaaaacctGAGGAAACCTTGGAGTTTTAATTCTACTAGAAAGtgtaaaaaggaagaaaaaaaagataaatagtGGAGAAAAGCCAAAACAAACGGGAGCGGAACAGAGCAGCCTCTCCCTCTCGCACGCGCTTCCAAGAGCCCAGTGAGTCAAGGGCGTGACGTCAGCGCCGCTCGTTTGCATATGTGAAAGTGGAGAGCGCGCGCGGAGCGGAGCGGCTTTCTGTGAATCCTCGGCAGGTCGCGCGCCGCGCAGATgccttaaaaacaacaacaacaacaaaaacaacaacagaaaaacaagacGAAGAGCAGGAGCGAGGGAGCGGAATCGCGCGTGGGTCGCAGGTAAACCGCCGAGCGCCTcgtgtgtttatgtctgtgtgtgttttattggaTTCTCCGGCAGTTGGAGCAGCGCGAGGCAAAGCGTGGTTTAGAGTGCAGCGGGTTTGAAGGAGGCTCTAGCGCTTGTTGATATTCTGACGACTCGGTTATTTTTCCCCCCAATCTCATTCCCACGTGCGAGCAAGTGGCTCCAATCGACGCACATCAAATGGCAAACTGTTGCCGCCGCCGCTCGGCTCGTGCACGCTCGCGCGGGCAGGTGGGCTGCTGCTGCCGCCGCCGACACTGGAGTCAGTGCTGCACGCTCTTACCGACGTGAGCTGACCGTCGCCTTATCTGCCCTTGGTTTTCATTGGGTACCACTTTGTAAAAAGACTCGTTTATAAAGAGTTTATAAACAGTTTATATGTGCTTTACAAACGTTGTTTTCATGTAACTAATATTAACGATAAAGATGTGTATGGTAAGTCTGTTATAACGTGAGTAATAAATTAAGATGTTTTTAACATACCTTAAAATAACGTGACagtttatttgcttattttaacatattgaaaatgtgttaaaagtggTATGCGCAGAAGTTGTTgcccattttatattttattgtgttttcccaaaatgttaATCTCCCTGTGCTCCACCAATGTGCAGAGATCTGTTGTATTTAAATTCGCTGGATTATTTTTACTTAGTGCCAAAACATATGCTAGTTAACATATCTGATCAATATTACTGTGTAAAGAAGCAGGCTGAGTCAGAACCCAAAGTAGAGCTGAAGTGTATCAGTGAAAATGAATGTGGGCTAACTATCTGGCAAGCAACAGGTCACTGCTATCTTTCGGTTAAGTTTTACAGCTGCTTTCTAgtgtatttaaaatgttcagCTGTCTAACAATAATAAAGATTTAATAAACTAATTATGAAACATTTACAAACTCTGGTTACAGTGGTCTCATTTTAAAGTGGTTCCATTCTGTTTTTCTGACTGTGTTAAAGGCTCTGATATTGTTTCATCTTTGAAATGACTTGTGTAATGTTCCTCTTCCAGAAGAGTCTCTGAAAACCAGGTGCAGTCCAAGTCCGGCGTTATTTCACTGGGCTCACTTTATTGTAGCCTGCTGAACTCGAGTGAGCCAGTGTGTTTACATACACAGGGTTAGTCATGTGACTGGAAATCTAATATGTGATTATGAAATCCTTTTGGAAATCATGCCAGTTACACTGCTAAACGATATCAGACTCCTGAGGAGAGCGTTAACACGTGGTGTCCAGTCAGAAATGATGTACGCTGTGTTACCTTAAATGACCTTTGCCCCTTTAACCATTTTTAGAGCAAATGCAAGACTTCCATTCACTGCTTTGAAGCACATACTGAATGCTGTTAGTTTAGTATGGTTTCGTCTGGCGAGCAGCCCTTGTAAACAGTGCTGTTGCATAATTGCACGTAAACTCTGAATGTGCTGGCTTTATGAGCGCTGCTTGACAACAAGAAGTCCCCTTAGCACTTCTCAGAATGTCATTCATTCCAGGTAGGTTTAAAAATAACACTCTCGGCGCTGCCTGGGACGGAGATTAATGAGGTGATTTGGTTGGCTGTAGATGGTTGCAAATGTTCTTAACCTTCTGTGATGCATGAGAGTGGTTAACGCCATGTGCCACTGCTTTCCTTCAGACTGAACGACGGCGATTTCAACGAGAAGACGAAGAAGCGCAAGGGCAACCGCCGTGAGATGGTTTGGTCAGTGTTGCTGTAATGGATTTGACCAAAATGGGCGTGATCCATCTCCAGAACCCCGGCCACCCCACCAGCCTCCTGCAGAAGGCCAACCAGATGCGTCTCTCGGGGACACTGTGCGACGTGGTCATTATGGTGGACAGCCAGGAGTTCCATGCCCACAGGACAGTACTGGCCTGTGTCAGCAAGATGTTCGAGATCCTGTTCCACCGCAACAGCCAGCACTACACTTTGGATTTCCTCTCACCAAAGACCTTCCAGCAGATCCTGGAGTATGCCTACACTTCCTCGCTTCAGGCCAAGCTAGAAGACTTGGATGACCTGCTGTATGCCGCAGAGATCCTGGAGATCGAGTACCTGGAAGAGCAGTGCTTGAAAATCCTGGAGACCATCCAGTCATCAGAGGAGAACGACAGAGACATTAACATGAATGAGAACGGCGCTGAGGACGAGGACGAGCGCAGGATGAAGTACCTGAAGAGCGCCTTCATCTCCAAGAAGCATTCCATACAAGAAGGAGGCTATGGTTCTGCTGCACGCCATAGGCTAGCCCTGGTCAACATGGTGGACAAGAAGCCTTCGGTGTCAGCACCTCTAGGACTTCCTACCATCAGCCACTCCAAGGCTGCTGTGGAGAGTCTCATGAGCATTGGTCAGTCTCTTCTAGAGGGCACCATGCAACAAGGGATGGCTCCAGCTCAAGGATCTTCTCCTCCGTTGCTGGACAAGATCAAGACAGAGATGATGCAAGTGGACGACGAGTACAGCCACGAAGTCAGCTCATCCAGAAACGGAGACGGGGTCATCGATTCAAAGCAGCACAGGGGCACCCCAGGGACCCCCACGAGAGGCAGTGTCATCACCAGTGCTCGGGAGCTCCATTCCGCAGACGGTGCTCCCGAATCGTACAGAGACGCCAGCCAAGTGGCGCAGGCCAATGTCGCCGCTCTGGCCGAGTCACATTTTGCCTCGCTTTACTCCATGCCAGCCGGCCATAAAGCTGAGGGGCTGCTTCCCATGCCTGTGTCCGTGCCCTCCTCGTTGCACATGCCGCCCACTCTCGCCATGTCCATGGACTTCAGTGCCTACGGGGGGCTCTTCCACCAGAGCTTCATTCAGAGAGAGTTCTTCAGTAAGCTGGGCGATTTCACGGCAGCAGCCAAACatgaggcccagagccccaaggagcgctgcagtgtgtgtgacgTGGAGCTGCCAGACAGTGAGACTGCCGAGCAACACAGGTGGGCCACTCTCTGCTTACTCATTCAGTAGTGTCAAAGATACAACATGAAGACATAGGTTTTTCTGATTTAACCCTTCTTCCTATTGCAGTTTTATTAAATGGTCTTAAAGGGCATTCTTAAAGGGCATTCTGCATAagtaaaggaacactagatacgatttattgtttatttatttatttatttatttatttagcaccTGGGGCTCCCACTTAGTGTAATTCaaaactgtactgaaatcagtgtgGAGGGAAAGGGAGAAGATTCGTTTCCTATCCTCACctgaaagttacatagtgcagtttctgccgtgctgagcccagagtagcaatgacagagattCTGTTCTCTCGATAACAGGACAGTGAATAATCACAATGAtcctgaagctgtaattttaaggtaaagattttacaaagtgttcctttaagtgatcAAGATGTAAAGCAAAGTTATTCCAAGTGTGGTTTGGTGGTAAATAAGCTTATTATAGACTCATGTTTAATTCCAATGGTGGTGATAGGAAGCAGAGTTACTGATTTTTGCTACTCGGTCATGACCATTGTAtgtgtctatttatttatttttatttcattttataggtatccaaaatattaatttaatattttatgtcattttgaaaatgaaaatctgaACCAAATGGCTACAATTTTGCCTGACCACATACTACACTGAGCTCTCGACCatgaatggatttttttttacatatcaGTGATCTGAGGGCTGTAAAGTATAGTAAAACAAGATCTTAGCAATCAGGCTTTGTGTTAACAGCCCTTTCATGTAATACATTTCTGTGAAGGTGGTGCTACACGTAAGGTCCttgccacacagctcctgtgtcctggggttgtggtttcAAATCCCTCCTCAGGGCACTTATTATTGATGCCGTAATAAAGCTCAGATATATGGTTCAAATGGCTGCGGAATCTGTAGAGTTTTACTTAGAGACTACGTGACTCATTTGGAACTGAGGCTATGAAGATGGGTTGAGACACGAGATGCACACCATCTACCTCTGACCTTGCCTAATTAGTGGATTTATCTCTGACCTTGCCTAATTAGTGTGTCCATCTACcttttgtataaatataatcAATGGACACTCCTGAGTGAAGGTCTGTTTTCACAAGCAATGTGAGGAATTTCTAAAACTGGACCCTCAACATTTCAAGATCAGGGTCGGATAATCTTTTTCCGAAGTGCTGTAGGTCAAATGTGGCTTCATTTGAGACAGTTCCGAACACTTTGATATGAATGGGGATCAAATGCATTTAAAGAAAGCCAagtagtattttaccttaaaattacagctttcaaACCACTGTGATTCTTCACTGATCGGTAGAACTATGTGCTACTGTGGGCACAGTCACTTTACTCTCCCTCCTCCTCGAttacaggacagtgctgtaaaagtgaattacaccctgcaactctagggggagctcaggagtaaaaatactaaatcttgcctagtgttgctttaaagacaTGTTTAATCATGTATGTGAGATTCAAGGTCATTTCCTTAGACCCCAGAATGAATTGTGTTGGGATTTCCCTTGTACCATAAATGTAACTTTTAACACATTCAGGAGCTTTAAATTACCCACAGGTTATGGCTGATGTGTTGGGAGTTCTGCTGTTGTCTATAATTGTGCTGTTGTTTCACCAACACCATGGCTTTTGATCCTCCAGTTTGGCGTGTCTTTGTATAAAGCCCTTTGAGGTTTTGGAACTGAAATGAAAGTGCTGTGTAAACAgatattagttattattattgttatattataattattagaaATGAGGCTGTGTAATTATGACCACAGTTCGTACGCTAGTTGATCCTATAAGCCAGGGCTCAGTTGTGTACCAATATGTGGTATCAGTACAGCAAAGTTTTGAACAGGCCTGATTTAAACAGGTATATATATGTAGTACATTGTCCAAAGCTTGTGAACACTTGCTCGTCCAACACTTCTGAAAGCGAAAATATGAACTGATTATTGGTCTCTCTTTGCCGTGGTAACAGCTTCCTCTGTTCTTTACTGCTGCAcgtgatgttggaacatttccaTGAAGATGTATTTAGATTCAGCCATAAGAACAATTAGTTAAAAAAGCACAGTgctgtcaattaaaaatattttcagtacGTGATTGATATGTTGTGCTGTAATTACGAAATAAACGTCAGATAATTATAAGGAAAATGttattgtatgtgtgtataggtttcctccgggtgctccagtttcctcccgcagtccaaaaaaaaacacattagtaggtggattggcgactcaaaagtgtccataggtgtgggtgaacgtgtgagtgtgtgtcgccctgtgaaggactggcgccccctccagggtgtgttcctgtcttccgtcccaatgattccgggtaggctccggacgcACTGTGAcaatgaactggataagcggttaaatgCATGCTACCATTTTATCTTGTGCTCTTCACACACAAGTGAAGACACGTAGCCGAATTCagtaattaaaatgattatCTACCAACATGGGGGTATGTCGTGTATGTAGTTACATATACACTACTACTTTTTTGGAGATtgatgcccacacacacacacacacacacacacacacacacatattagaGAAGCAATAGCCAGTGAGAAGCACTTGGAAGCCCTTATTAGCATCCTGATTTGAGGTAAACCTTCTTCAGCAGGAAACACCAGCTGTTTAGTGCCACTGACCCTGACCCCCACTCAGCCCTTCTGAGAGCCAGTAGCCAAACTCTGTCAGCTGGTGATCCATCACAGAGACCCAGGCTCTGCTGGACGCATTAGAGGCCCGTTTCCCTTGCATTTAACTCAGCCGTTTGAGTGACGTTTACTTCTCACAGGTTATTTCTTACACGTCTACCCCAGACATCAGCGAGGTAATTTCCACTTGCCATTCAGAagaatcctttttttttttttctaaaagctTGTGCTGTTCTGGATTTATTCTGTCCTATATATTTAGGTTTAATCTCACAATAACGCGGCTTTAGAATGTGAGTTATGATGTGTGAAAAATAGACTTGACAGCTCCTGAGTGGCTCGTCCAATAGAGCCGTGTTCCCAGAGCAGTCTGGCGGCTGGCTGCGGCACGTTCGTGtccagacagaaaaaaaaatggcaggatctgtctctgtccccacgctaaagtgtctgacacacactgacagtttAGAAACGGTGCTCTGAAAAGATGGGGATACTCAGAAAGGCAAGCTTTATTTATGTTTGCTTGTTTGcatgaaatgttttaattatattgTCTTTGGAGGTCGTTTAAAGACTGTTTAACAGCTGAAATGGAAAACTGGTGTTCTAACTTAATCTCCTTGTCACTTCCCTCCAAAGCCTCTGTCAGGAACGTTAGGGCACTGTGTCTGAAAGTTTGTAggcatgaaatgtattaaataaaaaataaaaaaacataaaaacatgaagagggcggcacggtggcgcagcaggtagtgttgctgtcacacagctccagtgactgtctgtgaggagttggtgtgttctccccgtgtctgcgtgggtttcctccgggtgctccggttttctcccacagtccaaaaacacacgttggtaggtggattggcgactccaaagtgtccgtaggtgtgaatgaatgaatgtgtgtgtgtgtgtgtgtgtgtgtgtctgtgttgccctgtgaaggactggcgccccctccagggtgtattcccaccttgcgcccaatgattccaggtaggctctggacccaccgcgaccctgaattggataagaggttacagataatgaatga is a window of Hoplias malabaricus isolate fHopMal1 chromosome 1, fHopMal1.hap1, whole genome shotgun sequence DNA encoding:
- the zbtb16b gene encoding zinc finger and BTB domain-containing protein 16-A, with amino-acid sequence MDLTKMGVIHLQNPGHPTSLLQKANQMRLSGTLCDVVIMVDSQEFHAHRTVLACVSKMFEILFHRNSQHYTLDFLSPKTFQQILEYAYTSSLQAKLEDLDDLLYAAEILEIEYLEEQCLKILETIQSSEENDRDINMNENGAEDEDERRMKYLKSAFISKKHSIQEGGYGSAARHRLALVNMVDKKPSVSAPLGLPTISHSKAAVESLMSIGQSLLEGTMQQGMAPAQGSSPPLLDKIKTEMMQVDDEYSHEVSSSRNGDGVIDSKQHRGTPGTPTRGSVITSARELHSADGAPESYRDASQVAQANVAALAESHFASLYSMPAGHKAEGLLPMPVSVPSSLHMPPTLAMSMDFSAYGGLFHQSFIQREFFSKLGDFTAAAKHEAQSPKERCSVCDVELPDSETAEQHRKMHSDIKTFGCEFCGKHFLDSLRLRMHMLSHSAGPKALVCDQCGAQFSKEDDLEAHRQTHTGSDMAVFCLLCGKRFQTQKALQQHMEVHAGVRSYICSECDRTFPSHTALKRHLRSHTGDHPYECEFCGSCFRDESTLKGHKRIHTGEKPYECNGCGKKFSLKHQLETHYRVHTGEKPFECKLCHQRSRDYSAMIKHLRTHNGASPYQCTICQEYCPSLSAMQKHMKNHKPEDIPSDWRIEKTYLYLCYV